In a genomic window of Streptomyces sp. NBC_01142:
- a CDS encoding ABC transporter ATP-binding protein — protein sequence MTELSKTGAAVGEPVKSGDSPAPDAFLEVRDLKVHFPTDDGLVKSVDGLTFQLEKGRTLGIVGESGSGKSVTSLAVMGLHRQGAAGKNVRMSGEIWLGGKELVGADPDEVRRMRGREMAMIFQDPLSAMHPFYTVGNQIVEAYRVHHDVSKKVARKRAIEMLDRVGIPEPHKRVDSYPHEFSGGMRQRAMIAMALVNNPELLIADEPTTALDVTVQAQILDLIRDLQKEFGSAVVLITHDLGVVAEIADDILVMYGGRCIERGPVDDIFYAPQHPYTWGLLGSMPRIDRDQTERLIPVKGSPPSLINVPSGCAFNPRCPYADVPKDGITRTERPELRQVGSRHYSACHMSQEDRTRIWTEEIAPKL from the coding sequence GTGACCGAACTTTCCAAGACCGGTGCCGCTGTGGGCGAGCCGGTGAAGTCCGGGGACTCACCCGCTCCGGACGCCTTCCTCGAGGTCCGCGACCTCAAGGTGCACTTCCCGACCGACGACGGCCTGGTCAAATCCGTCGACGGGCTCACCTTCCAGCTGGAGAAGGGCAGGACCCTCGGCATCGTCGGCGAGTCCGGCTCCGGCAAGTCGGTGACCTCGCTCGCCGTGATGGGACTGCACCGCCAGGGCGCCGCCGGCAAGAACGTGCGGATGTCCGGCGAGATCTGGCTCGGCGGCAAGGAACTCGTCGGCGCGGACCCGGACGAGGTACGGCGGATGCGTGGCCGCGAGATGGCGATGATCTTCCAGGATCCGCTGTCGGCGATGCATCCGTTCTACACGGTCGGCAACCAGATCGTGGAGGCGTACCGCGTCCACCACGACGTGAGCAAGAAGGTCGCCCGCAAGCGCGCGATCGAGATGCTCGACCGGGTCGGCATCCCCGAGCCCCACAAGCGTGTGGACAGCTACCCGCACGAGTTCTCCGGCGGTATGCGCCAGCGCGCCATGATCGCGATGGCGCTGGTCAACAACCCCGAACTGCTCATCGCCGATGAGCCGACCACCGCCCTGGACGTCACCGTGCAGGCGCAGATCCTCGACCTGATCCGGGATCTGCAGAAGGAGTTCGGCTCCGCGGTCGTCCTGATCACCCACGACCTGGGCGTGGTCGCCGAGATCGCCGACGACATTCTGGTGATGTACGGCGGCCGCTGCATCGAGCGCGGGCCGGTCGACGACATCTTCTACGCTCCCCAGCACCCGTACACCTGGGGCCTGCTGGGCTCGATGCCGCGCATCGACCGCGACCAGACCGAACGCCTCATTCCGGTCAAGGGCTCGCCGCCCAGCCTCATCAACGTCCCCTCCGGCTGCGCCTTCAACCCGCGCTGCCCGTACGCGGACGTGCCGAAGGACGGGATCACCCGTACCGAGCGCCCGGAGCTCCGCCAGGTCGGCAGCCGGCACTACTCCGCCTGCCACATGTCGCAGGAGGACCGCACGCGGATCTGGACCGAAGAGATTGCGCCGAAGCTGTGA